The nucleotide sequence CCGTAGGCCGGGGCCAGCTTGGCCATGGTGCGGTAGATGCCGGCTGAGGACAGCTCCTGCTGGTAGGTCTGCTCGATGCGGGTGTCGAGGATTTCCTTGATCTCTTCGCGGGAATAGCCGTCCACGAGCATTTGCACGGCGTTTTGCAGGAATTCGTTTTCGATGCCGGGCAGGGCCTGTTCCAGATGGATCTTGCCCCGGCTGGAGGCCTCCCGGGCGATGGAGACGATGGCCTCGATGTAGTGGTCGGTGGGCAGTTCCTCGCGCTTGAGCGCCGTGAGAAACGTGCTCGACACCCGCATCACTTCCTTGAGCGGAAAGCAGATGAAGGTGGAGGCGAGCGTGCCGCCAAGGACGATGGCCAGGCCTGGAAAATTGACAAACACTCCGGCGCTGTCCGTGGACAGGTAGGTGGCAAATCCCAGGATGGCGACGCCGAAGACGATGCCGATGACGGTGGCGATGTTCACGAGGCGAGTCCCTTGGCGGCCTTGATGCGGTCGAGCAGTTCTTGTTCCACGGCGGCGGCCTCGCCCTCGTCGAGGGCGGCCATGGCGGCGGCTTCCTCGCGCACGATGCCGGCAATTTTTTTGGAGAGCGTCTTGTAGATCTTGTCCCGGGCGGCTTCTCCGGCCATGGCCGCCAGCACCGCCACCTTGTGAAAGCCCATGGTCGAGAGAATTTCTTCCAGGGTCGCGGCGTCCACGGCCACGATGTCGTCCACGCTTTCGAGGTCGGCGGCGGTCAGGCGCGGTCGGCGGGCCTGCTTGAAATACTCCTGGCCCATGGACTCGATGAATTCCCGGGCGGCGGATTTGTGGAAGAAAAAGAGCTTTTCGGGAATCTCGCCGTAGCCGATCTTTTTGAGGATCACCTCGGGCGTGCCGCCGGCTTCCCGGGAAAAATCGGCCAGATCGCAAAATTCCAGATCCACGCCCACGGCCTTGGCGTTGGCGTCGTCGCGGGAGAGATTCTTCGCCACGGCCAGAAATTTCTCGGGATCGGGCAGGCGCAGACGGCGGTCCTTGATGAAGCTCGGCCCGGGTTTGGTCTTGCCCAGGAGGTTCGTGCGCGGGAAATGGCCTTTGACCTCGGTGACTGACACGAGGTGCAGTTTTTTGAGGCGCTCGAAAATGGCGTCGATCTCGATCTGGCTGAGAAGGATGATGTCCTTGATGGTCCGGGACACCTCGGCGTAGTCGAGTTCGGCTTTGTCCCCGCGTCCGGCCGCCTGCCAGGCCAGGTGGACGATGCGGCACACGGCCAGAAACGGGTCGCCCGACGGCCGGTCCGTGACCTGGGCGGCCAGGGCCTGGACGCGCTCGGCCAGATAGCCGGCCAGCAGTTGCACCGGACGGGGGCTTTTGAGCAGCATGGTCTGGATGAGACGTTTGTCGCAGGCCAGGGCCTCGACGTATTCCACGGCCTCGGCCGTGCTGGCTCGCGGCTCGGCCGTGACCACGCCCATCTCGCCAAACATCTCGCCCGGGCCGCGTTCGCCCAGGCGCACGCGCTTGTTGCCGACCACGCGGTAGATGGAGACGCGGCCTTTTTTAACGACATAGGCCACGTCGCTGGCCTGTCCCTCGCGGAAGATGACGGTTCCCTTGGGGAAGGTGCGGACGGCCGAGTCGGCCTCGTCCTCGAAGCGGTCGATATCCTGGGGCATACGTCCTCGCGTTGGCGGCCTCGGGCCGGTTGCGGACACACTACGGCCAAGGCCGGCCGAGTTCAAGGACGGCGGCCCGGCTGCGGTCAAGTTTGCCCGCCATGGCCCGTTTTACATCAAACGCCAAAGGCGGTATAGGACCGCCACATTGTTCACGCGAGGTGCTGTGTGGCTCTTTCCGGCGCATGCCGCGACCTGACCATCCTGTCCGTCACCGAAGCCGGACCGGAAGGCGGGGCGCATGGCTGTTATTACATCGAACTGGCCAATCCCGGGCTTGGCTCGGCCGTGGCCGGCCAGTTCGTCATGGTCCGGCCGGCCTGCTTCGGCCAGGACCCGGTCTGGCCTCGTCCGTTTTCCATCTGCCGGCTGACCCCGGAGGCGCTCACCCTTTTTGTCCAGGTCTGCGGCCGGGGCACGGATGTCCTGTGCCGGCTGGTTCCGGGCGACACGGTGACGGTCTGGGGACCGCTGGGCCAGGGATTTAGTCTGGAGCCGGACACGCCGACCTTGATGCTGGCCGGCGGCGTGGGTCTGGCCCCCTTTGTGGAATACGCCGCCACCCACCCGGCCCCGGCCAATCTGGATCTGGTCTTCGGCCATCGCCAGCCGCTGTCCTGCTATCCCTTTGCCGAGATGGCCGCTGTCGTCGGCCGGGCCCAGGCGTTTCAGGAAAATACTCCCGAGGATTTGCCCCGGTTCATTGAACTGCTGGAAACCAAAGTGGCCGAGTACGCCGGCGGACTCATTGTCGCCTGCGGGCCGCGGCCGTTTCTCATGACCGTGGCCCGGCTGGCCCGGCGCTTCGGGGCCAGGGCCCAAGTGTCGCTGGAAAACCGCATGGCCTGCGGCGTGGGCGGCTGCCTGGGTTGCGTGGAGAAAAACGCCCTGGGCCAGTACGTGCAGACCTGCACCCAAGGCCCGGTTTTCTGGGTCGAGGAACTGCAGCTCTCGGAGGAGGCATGAGCGTGGACACCAGCGTTCGCCTGCCGGGAATGCCCGTCAAAAACCCGGTCATGACCGCCTCGGGCACCTTTGGCTACGGGTTGGAATTCGCGCCATACGGTGATCTGCGCAGCCTTGGCGGCATCGTGGTCAAGGGCTTGTCCCTGGCCCCGCGCCTGGGCAATCCCATGCCGCGCATCGCCGAGACGCCCTGCGGCATGTTAAACGCCATCGGCCTGCAAAACTGCGGCGTGGAAAAATTTCTGCGCGACAAGCTGCCGCGCCTGCCTTGGCGCGAAACGCCGATCATCGCCAACCTCTACGCCTGCGACGCCGACGAATTCGCCGAGCTGGCCGGAGTGCTGTCGGCCGAGGAGGGCGTGGCCGCCCTGGAGGTCAACATCTCCTGCCCCAACGTCAAGGCCGGCGGCATCGCCTTTGGCCAGGACCCGTGCATGGCCGGCAAACTGGCCGAGGCCGTGAAAAAACGTGCCGGCGACAAGCCGGTGTGGGTGAAGCTGTCGCCCAACGTCACGGACATCGTGTCCATCGCCCGGGCGGCG is from Solidesulfovibrio magneticus RS-1 and encodes:
- a CDS encoding motility protein A encodes the protein MNIATVIGIVFGVAILGFATYLSTDSAGVFVNFPGLAIVLGGTLASTFICFPLKEVMRVSSTFLTALKREELPTDHYIEAIVSIAREASSRGKIHLEQALPGIENEFLQNAVQMLVDGYSREEIKEILDTRIEQTYQQELSSAGIYRTMAKLAPAYGIIGTLIGLIGMMQSMSVGLGNLGAHMAVALTTTLYGILLSNLIFLPIAIKVEKRIEERVILMCVIRDGTLFIKDKTPAAIVLDKLKAYLPPRRWASIDRAEAGEGFGQDA
- a CDS encoding cyclic nucleotide-binding domain-containing protein translates to MPQDIDRFEDEADSAVRTFPKGTVIFREGQASDVAYVVKKGRVSIYRVVGNKRVRLGERGPGEMFGEMGVVTAEPRASTAEAVEYVEALACDKRLIQTMLLKSPRPVQLLAGYLAERVQALAAQVTDRPSGDPFLAVCRIVHLAWQAAGRGDKAELDYAEVSRTIKDIILLSQIEIDAIFERLKKLHLVSVTEVKGHFPRTNLLGKTKPGPSFIKDRRLRLPDPEKFLAVAKNLSRDDANAKAVGVDLEFCDLADFSREAGGTPEVILKKIGYGEIPEKLFFFHKSAAREFIESMGQEYFKQARRPRLTAADLESVDDIVAVDAATLEEILSTMGFHKVAVLAAMAGEAARDKIYKTLSKKIAGIVREEAAAMAALDEGEAAAVEQELLDRIKAAKGLAS
- a CDS encoding dihydroorotate dehydrogenase, which produces MALSGACRDLTILSVTEAGPEGGAHGCYYIELANPGLGSAVAGQFVMVRPACFGQDPVWPRPFSICRLTPEALTLFVQVCGRGTDVLCRLVPGDTVTVWGPLGQGFSLEPDTPTLMLAGGVGLAPFVEYAATHPAPANLDLVFGHRQPLSCYPFAEMAAVVGRAQAFQENTPEDLPRFIELLETKVAEYAGGLIVACGPRPFLMTVARLARRFGARAQVSLENRMACGVGGCLGCVEKNALGQYVQTCTQGPVFWVEELQLSEEA
- a CDS encoding dihydroorotate dehydrogenase; its protein translation is MSVDTSVRLPGMPVKNPVMTASGTFGYGLEFAPYGDLRSLGGIVVKGLSLAPRLGNPMPRIAETPCGMLNAIGLQNCGVEKFLRDKLPRLPWRETPIIANLYACDADEFAELAGVLSAEEGVAALEVNISCPNVKAGGIAFGQDPCMAGKLAEAVKKRAGDKPVWVKLSPNVTDIVSIARAAVLGGADALTCINTLTGMSVDIRSRKPRLANVIGGLSGPAIKPVALRAVWQVCQAVSAPVIGVGGISSAEDVLEFILVGAHAVQIGTANFMRPDMAFRIAERLPQLMAELGIEDLASYRGSLRVG